CTATGGGATACATTGATTCTCAAGAAACCTCAACAAAGATGGATTTATATTGAACCATTTCTCCAGGTAATTTTGAAATACAAACGATTTCTTATGCATATAAACTATTCTCAATTTTACCAAAAACATCAGGATCCACAAAAAAAACCCTATAATGAAATATCAAAAAACTTCTTATTTTCATTTCTCTTTTTGATGTGAGGGTAGTCTATGAGACAGGTTATCCTATTGATTTTAGGCTTTCTTTTATTTTGTAATCAAAAATCGAAACAAGATTTATTTTTAATTTCTCATTTGACTTCAACACCAAGGATTCATTATTATTTTACAGATCCATATGATCTACCCAATAATATTAAAGTTCGAGATAAAATCCTTGAGATCATTGAGGGAACTCAAGTGGAATTATATCTTTTTGTTTATGAAATCAACGAAAAAGAAATTTTGCAGGCAATACTCAAAAAGTACCAACAAGGAGTAAAAATCTATATTTTTGGTTCAAATGACCAAAAATACAGTGAATTCAATGAATGGAAAATTCCTTACAAAACCAATGCAGGCTCAGGCTTACAACATATAAAAATGATTCTTTCAGATAAAAAAGTTCTATTTTCTGGCACAGGGAATTTTACCCAGAGTGATATTTTTTATAATTCGAATCTCTTTATTGAGATACCCATCAATGAAATGACTGGGAATTTGTTGATCAAAAAATTTTATGAATTCGATTACCTTTCACCTATTACAATACAAGGTCCTTCTTATAAAGTAAAAATTCTAAAATCTCCAGAAAATGGCGACTCCATTCAAAGCATCATGAATAACACGATATTACGTTCAAAAAGAAAAATAGATTTTTTTGTTTTTAGTTTCTTTGATCCTACAATCATGAATTCATTATATTACAAAAGCCAACAAGGTGTATTGGTATCAGGCATTATTGATCAGCAAAGTCTAACTAACAATGAAAATATCAGACTTCTCATATCTCACCAACAAGGAAATTCGTTTTTTGTCTATCAAGATAATTTTCACATGCAATATATTGACGAAGAAGGTATCAGGAGAGGAGCGAAAATCCATCATAAAACTTTGCTTGTAGATAATTTGATTTTGACAGGTTCTTATAATCTAAGCTTGAATGCTAAAGATAATAATCATGAAGTTTTTTTTGTGATTGAAGATCCGAAGGGTTTTTTAGAAGTACAAAAAAAATACCAAACGTTATACGAAAAATCTTTGCCAATTTTTCTAAATGAAAAGAAACCCTCAATTAATGACATAGAAATTACGGATAACATATGTCAGAAATCATCTGGAAGTAGTGTGTATTTTCAAAACAAAAATGCCTTTTTGTTTATGATACACATAAAAGACTCAGAATGCCCAACAACTTATAGTTCCTACTCCAGTGGCATTGTGGGTAATCCTTCTGATGGATTTCCATTCTTAGAAGGAGTTTCTATCAAGAATTTTCAAGAGATAAAACAAACTTATAAAGAAAATCTATGGGGTTGTTCTTTTGAATGTGATTTTTGTGAGATTTTTGATTGTAGTTTATTCAAAATACAAAGCATAAACCTTAATGGAAAATATTTTACTTCAAAAGAACTCATTGAACCTATTGAGTCCTCTTTTCTTTGGGATGGTCAAAGATGGTTTGCTTTGAAAGTCAAAAATATTATTAAATTCAATCATTATTATTATTTGTTTGATATACTTGAGGGAAAAAAACAATTTTCTGGTAAAATTTCAGACGGTATTATCTTTCTAAAAAGCAAGAATAACTTATTCATAGGTTGCTTCTATAAAAATAACTTAAGAAAAAACCTAAGAACTTTTTTAAATTTACTTGAATGGTATCAAGAAAAGTTTTTAGCATTAGAAAAAGAATGTGCCTTACAAAAACATTAATTCCTTTTGTTGTGTTTTTTCTTTCTTTTGCTCTAAATGCTGATACCTTTGTGAATCTTTATTTTTTGAACTCGAACTACTTCCAAAAAGAAAGTAATATTGATTTTTTTAATAAGTTTTATAAAAACAAAAAAGAACTTCATGCACGAGGTAAAGAATTCTCGTTATTCTTTTTAGATTTTACCATCAACAATAATCCAAGCTTGTATAAAGAGAAAGAATATTATCACATCTTAAGTAATGTGTTGTTTGATTTTGGAAATTTTATTGAACAAGAACAAATCATAAAAGAAAACGAAAGTGAACTTAAAAAATACAAAGATAAGCTCATTTGTTTTAATTGCTCGGAGCGATTTAGCTATCTCTACTCAAAATTTAAATTTTTGAATTTTCAGAATATCAAAATAGGGATTTTACATTTTCGGGACTGCAGACAAAACGAAAAAGAATTAGAAAAGTTCTTGAATATGCATAAAGATACTAATTTATGGATTATTTCCTCAAAAGAAGAATGTAGTGAATTAAATATTTTTATGGAATGGATTGATGAAGCAGTGGTTATCTTTTTTATGTCAGAAAAAAAGGAATCTTTTTATAAACAAAAAAAAATATTTTATTGCTATAGCCTCGATAAAATTTGTTTTTTGACTCTAAAGCTACGAGAAGGATTATTACTAAATATAGAGAGCAATTTTTTGGATTTTAGAGGTCAATGATAAAAGAAGAAATATTTAATCAATATGATAAAATTCCAGAGAAAATTTATTGGAAAAAAAAATACTTTTTCATAGGTTTAACAGGAACGATTGCTTCTGGGAAAACTACAGTAGCAGAGTTATTTCGAAAAAAAGGTTTTAAAGTATGGAATGCAGATTTAATAGCAAAGAAAATGTATAAAAAAACAAAGATAAAAAAAAAGATTATTGACAAATTCGGTAAGGAATCTTACTATGACAATGGGGAGGTAAATACAGCCTTTCTTGCTAAATCCATATTTAGCGATAGGAAATATGTAGATTGGATTAATTCTATTATACATCCAGAAGTTAGTAGATACACAAACATTTTTTTAAAATGTTTAAAAGAAGGAGAAGTTTTGGTTTATGATGTTCCTTTGCTATTTGAAAGTGATCTACAAAAAAGTTATGATTTTGATTTAATTCTGGTAATCGATGCACCTACATCTCAAAGAATGGATAGAGCTCAACAAAGAGGCTGGAGTAAAGATGAAATTCTTAATAGAGAGAGATTCCAAATCTCACCAGAAGTCAAAAGGAAACTTGGAGATTGCGTAATCTGGAATGATTCTACATTGGAAAAATTAAATAAAAAAGTTGATTTTTTATCAAAAAAGATTATAACTTCAAAACTTAAAATGGAGGCTAATTCATGAGAAAAAGATTATTTTATATCATACATTTAGACAAGGAAAGAATTTTATTTTTATCTATCATTGGCATGAGCATTACTTTGTTTTCGTTTTTGTTTGGCTATAAGCTCGGGAAAGAAGATAACAATGAAACAAATAATTCAATAAAGGTTGAGACTGCA
The sequence above is a segment of the Leptospiraceae bacterium genome. Coding sequences within it:
- the coaE gene encoding dephospho-CoA kinase (Dephospho-CoA kinase (CoaE) performs the final step in coenzyme A biosynthesis.), translating into MIKEEIFNQYDKIPEKIYWKKKYFFIGLTGTIASGKTTVAELFRKKGFKVWNADLIAKKMYKKTKIKKKIIDKFGKESYYDNGEVNTAFLAKSIFSDRKYVDWINSIIHPEVSRYTNIFLKCLKEGEVLVYDVPLLFESDLQKSYDFDLILVIDAPTSQRMDRAQQRGWSKDEILNRERFQISPEVKRKLGDCVIWNDSTLEKLNKKVDFLSKKIITSKLKMEANS
- a CDS encoding phospholipase D-like domain-containing protein, with the translated sequence MRQVILLILGFLLFCNQKSKQDLFLISHLTSTPRIHYYFTDPYDLPNNIKVRDKILEIIEGTQVELYLFVYEINEKEILQAILKKYQQGVKIYIFGSNDQKYSEFNEWKIPYKTNAGSGLQHIKMILSDKKVLFSGTGNFTQSDIFYNSNLFIEIPINEMTGNLLIKKFYEFDYLSPITIQGPSYKVKILKSPENGDSIQSIMNNTILRSKRKIDFFVFSFFDPTIMNSLYYKSQQGVLVSGIIDQQSLTNNENIRLLISHQQGNSFFVYQDNFHMQYIDEEGIRRGAKIHHKTLLVDNLILTGSYNLSLNAKDNNHEVFFVIEDPKGFLEVQKKYQTLYEKSLPIFLNEKKPSINDIEITDNICQKSSGSSVYFQNKNAFLFMIHIKDSECPTTYSSYSSGIVGNPSDGFPFLEGVSIKNFQEIKQTYKENLWGCSFECDFCEIFDCSLFKIQSINLNGKYFTSKELIEPIESSFLWDGQRWFALKVKNIIKFNHYYYLFDILEGKKQFSGKISDGIIFLKSKNNLFIGCFYKNNLRKNLRTFLNLLEWYQEKFLALEKECALQKH